The following are encoded together in the Microtus pennsylvanicus isolate mMicPen1 chromosome 8, mMicPen1.hap1, whole genome shotgun sequence genome:
- the LOC142855359 gene encoding putative vomeronasal receptor-like protein 4, whose amino-acid sequence MITLPTYVLIKQCLLFQNGIGVLANIFLLLFYIFIILCHRPKPMDLISCQLTFTHTVLLLTSGVLWVTEILDSLNIDNDIKCKTMFYISRVMRGLSICITCLLSMFQAVTISPSTSFLANFKFKLKKYIIYACFYIWSLTLSFYSYLIIYVGGLTNVSETSQRKVTKYCSLFPSNYIIKALILTVTTSIDVFLVGVTLITSAYIVLILFRHQRQHKYLHSLSHPRSSPEKKATQTILLLVTFFVVMYWVDFIISSTAVLLWMFNPVIQSVQKLVLDVYPTITPLVQISSDNRIINILKNIRSKYHQIL is encoded by the coding sequence ATGATTACACTTCCCACTTATGTCCTCATTAAACAATGTCTTTTATTCCAAAATGGAATCGGAGTCCTTGCCAATATATTTCTACTTCTTTTCTACATCTTCATAATTCTATGTCACAGACCTAAGCCCATGGACCTGATCTCTTGTCAACTGACCTTCACCCATACAGTGCTGCTTCTGACTTCAGGGGTTCTTTGGGTTACAGAAATACTTGATTCACTGAACATTGACAATGACATCAAATGCAAGACAATGTTTTACATAAGCAGGGTGATGAGAGGCCTCTCCATCTgcatcacctgcctcctgagtatgtTCCAGGCTGTCACTATCAGTCCCAGTACCTCTTTCTTGGCAAACTTTAAATTCAAACTAAAGAAGTACATAATCTATGCTTGCTTCTATATTTGGTCTCTCACTTTGTCATTCTATAGCTACCTGATCATCTATGTTGGTGGTTTAACCAATGTGAGTGAGACCAGTCAGAGGAAGGTCACTAAATACTGCTCACTCTTCCCCTCCAACTACATCATCAAGGCATTGATTTTAACAGTGACAACCTCCATTGATGTATTTCTTGTAGGAGTTACGCTGATCACAAGTGCATACATTGTGCTTATCTTGTTCAGACATCAGAGGCAACACAAATATCTCCACAGCCTCAGCCACCCGAGATCATCTCCTGAGAAAAAGGCCACCCAGACCATCTTGCTTCTGGTGACTTTCTTTGTGGTCATGTACTGGGTGGACTTCATCATCTCATCCACTGCAGTCCTGTTATGGATGTTCAACCCAGTCATCCAGAGTGTTCAGAAGCTTGTGTTGGATGTTTATCCCACAATTACTCCTTTGGTACAAATCAGTTCTGATAACAGAATAATCAATATACTGAAGAATATTCGCTCAAAATACCACCAGATTTTGTAA